GCTCACCCGCGCCGCGTACTTCGCGCAGCATGCCGCCGAGACGCTCGATCCGGACGCCACGGTGCTCGAGTCCCTGGAGCGCCAGGCTACCGCCGAGTGGCGTCCGCGGCTGCGTTCCCACCTCGGGCAGTTCCTGATGTCGGGAGACGATGTGTTCAAGCGCTGCCGCGTGCTGTCGGGCGGCGAGCGTCAGCGAGTCGCGCTGGCTCTCATTCTCCTGTCCCCGGCCAACCTGCTGCTCCTGGACGAGCCCACGCACCACCTCGACCTGGCCAGCAAGGAGGTGCTCGAAGAGGCGCTGGTCCAGTACCCGGGAGGCGTGGTGGTGGTCACCCACGATCGCTCGCTGATGGTTCGGGTGGCCACGCGGGTGATCGAGATCCGGGACGGCCGCGTGATCCCCTATCCCGGTGGCTATGCCGACTACGAGGCCGCGCGGCTCATGCGGGGGGCGGAAGCGAGCGCCAAGACCGAGGTCGCGGCGCCAAAATCGCCCGCCCGTCGTCCGCAGCCGGCTCCACGCAAGCCATCACCCGGAAAACGTGACGCCGGCCGCCGCGAGCGCGACGTGAAGCGCCTGGAGGCCGAGATCATGCAGCGCGAGTCGCGCATTCACGAGCTCGAGGCATCCCTGGCCGATCCCGAGATCTATCGGGACGGCGCCAGGGCTCGCGAGCTGCTGGCCGAGTACGAGCGACTGCGCAGCGAGAACGAGTCGCTGTGGCAGCGGCTCGAAGACCTCTAGGCCGCGGGATCTCCCGCCAGGAAGTCCAGGACCCGACGCTCGTACTCCTCGCGCTGCGCGATCCACGCACGGTTGTGCCGCGCATTGGGCACGCGCCACAGCGGATGACGACCGCCCGCCGCCTCCCACAGACGCTCCGAATGCCGCGGCGCGACCCGCTCGTCCTCCTCCGAATGAATGAAGAGCACGCGGCGCTCGCGCAACCGCGACGCGCACTCCACGACGTCGGTGGCGCACGGATCATGGCCGCTGGCGAGAATGCCCAGGCGGCGGACCATGGGAACGAAGGGCCAGCGAGGAAGGCGAAGGAAGCGGACGAGCATGTCGTCGACCGCCCCGCTGCCGGTGGCGAATGGGCAGTCGACGACGACCATCTCGGCATCCGGATGGTCGGCGGCGAGCATGAGCGCCACCGAGCCTCCGAGGGACTCCCCCATCACGCCCAGCCGGTCATTCGGCACGCGCCGCTTGAGCCAGCGCCACGCGGCCTCGACGTCCTCCCGCTCGTGGTGGCCGAGCGTCGTGGGCAGCCGCCGTCCGCGCCGCGACGAGCGGAAGTCGATGGCCAGCGCGCCGTACCCTGCCGCGCGCAGAAAACCGGCGTAGCGCCACATCCGGTGATGGGTGCGCCCGTAGCCGTGGAGCAGAAGCAGCGTGACGCCACGATTCCCGGGCAGATACCAGCCGGACAGTGCGTCATCGTCGGCGAGCGGGATGGTGACTTTTTCCGCCTCGTCGTCGAGATCGCGCGCGCCGCCGAGATCGCGCGGCACGGGGGGGTAGAGCGCCAGCCATGCCGCCGCGGCCGCCGCTCCGCCCACGAGCGTCGGAGCTCCGACCATGGTCATGGAGATCAGCAGCGGTTCCACGTCGCCTCCTCGCGCCGCCTCAGCGCTCGACCGAAAGCCCGCGCCGTCCGACGTACTCCGACTGCGGGCGGATCAGATGGTCCTCGGCGTGCTGCTCGATGACGTGAGCGCACCATCCCGCGACCCGTCCGCACGCGAACAGCGCGACGAAGGACTTGGGCGAGAGCCCCAGGGACTGCAGGACCAGCGCGGTATAGAACTCGACGTTGGTGCGGAGATTCCGGCCGGGCTTCTTTTCGTCCAGCAGCCGCAGGGCGACCTGCTCGACGCCGCGCGCGAGATCGAAGAGCCGCCGGTCCTCGAGCTGCGCGCCGGCCATCTGCTCGGCGACCCGGCTCAGCACCTCGGCGCGAGGGTCGCGCACCTTGTAGACCCGGTGGCCGAATCCCATGATGCGGCGCCCGGCCTCCAGCTCCTGGCGCAGCCAGCGCTCGGCGTTCTCGAGCGTCCCGATCTCTACCAGCATGTCGAGCACCGGTCCGGGAGCGCCGCCGTGGAGCGGTCCCTTGAGCGCACCGATCGCGCCGGTCACGGCGCTCACCATGTCGGAGCGCGTGCTGGCGATCACACGGCCGGCGAAGGTCGAGGCGTTCATGCCGTGATCGATCACGGTCACCCAGTAGGTGTCCAGCGCCTTGGCCGCCACCGAGTCGGGCTCCTTGCCCAGCACCATGTGGAGGAAGTTGGCGGCGTGCGACAGATCTTCGCGCGGTGGAATGGGCTCGAGACCCGCGGAGAGCCTGAGGTGGGCCGCGACCATGGTGGGGAATCGAGCGGTCACCATCTTGGCGGCGGCCAGATCCCCGGGCGGGGTGATGTCATCGGGATCGGCGAGATCCAGAGAGAGCGTGGCGCACGCCATGCGGAGCGCGTCGATCGGGGCGGCCGCGACCGCGGCCCTGAGCACCGACATGGTCTGCGGTGGCAGCTTCCGCGAGATCGCCATCTCGCGCTCGAGCATCCCCAGCTCGTCGCGGCTCGGCAGCGAGCCGCGCCAGAGGAGATACGCGGCTTCCTCGAAGCTGACGCGGCCGGCCAGCTCCTTGAGCTCGTAGCCGCCGATCACCAGCTGGCCCGCGCTGCCGTCGACGTGGGAAAGCCGCGTCCGGGCCGCGACCACCCCGTCCAGACCGCGAGGCACGGGGGTGCTGATGCTCGACATCCAGGCTCCTTTCACCGGGGAGGACGAACGACTATGGCATCGAGATCGGTCCGGTGGCAAACGGCGAAGGGAAGGCGTGCGGCTCAGGCGGCCGCGGCGAACCCATCGGAAGCGGCGCGACCGAGCGCGGCCCCCACCGCCTCGGAGACTTGCACGCTGGCGATCGCACTGGCGTTGACCAGGTGCACCGCGACCGGCGTGAGCAGTGCGAAGAACGCTCCACCTCCATTCATGAAGTCGGAGATGCGCTGGGACTCGCGCTCGAGCGGCATCCAGATGCGGCCGGCGAGCATGGTGCCGTCGCTCAGGAGCAGCTCCGCCGGCTCCTCTCGCCATGGCTTGAAGCCGCGAGCGAAGACGTCGCTCTGAACCACCTGTCGTCCGGCCGTCACCCGTGTGACGCGCTGCTTGTTGACGAGGTGGATGCGCCCTTCGGGCCCGACCGCGACCGGAAGGAAGCGCGCCGACTCGTTGAGCTTCTCGAGCAGCGTCTGGTGCTGGTTCCCGGCCGCGTCGAGATCGAGAAAGATCGACCCCAAAAGGCCAGCCAGGTCGCTCGACCAGAGCGTGACCGGAATGCGACGTTTGGGAATGTAGTGGTCCATGGCCTCCTCGCGAGGCGCGGCATCGTGCAAGCCGCGTGCCCTGGAGGACGCGGGCCTGGGCGTGCCGCCGGACTGGGACACCGTCGCGCTTCGTTGCGAACTGCATGATCGCCTCGGCCGCCGAAGCGCGTTTCGCGCTGGCCTGCGCGGAGATGCCCGTCCGGCTATACTCCGCCGCTCCTCGGCCTCCGCGGCCGATCCCTTCCACCCTCGCGCCGAATCGTGCACGACGACCCGTCCACAGACCCGGACACGACCGCAGTGCCCGCTCCCCTTCCTTCGTCGCAACCCGGCCTGGTGAGGGGAGCCTTCTTCGTGTCCGGCGCCGTCAGTCTCGTCTATCAGGTGTTGTGGATGCGCGAGCTCGGCCTGCTCTTCGGCAACACGGCTCAAGCCGGCGCGACCACCTTGACCGCGTTCTTCCTGGGCTTGGCACTGGGAGGCTTCGCCGCGGGCAAGATCGCGCCTCGACTCGGGAACCCGCTGCGCGCCTACGGCTGGATCGAGATCGGCGTCGCCGTCACCGCGGTTGCGTACTTCGGACTCATGAGCCTCTACGGCGCCATCGTGCCGGCCCTGTTCCGAAGTCTAGGCAGCAGGCCGGAGCTGTTCCTGCTCGCCAAGTTCGGACTCGGCATACTGGTGCTCCTTCCGCCCTCGTGCCTGATCGGTGCCACGCTCCCGCTCGTCGGCGAGCACATCGTGCGCGGGCGAGATACGCTGGGACGCGGTGGCACGATCCTCTATGCCCTCAATACGCTGGGCGCGGCCCTCGGGGCACTCGCCGCGGGGTTCTTCCTGCCGCTCGCGCTCGGCTTCCGCGGCGCGTATGCCGTCGCGATCGCTTCGAACCTGGTTCTCGGCATCGTGCTCATCGTGGCGGCCCGGACCTCGGGCCCGCCGGCCGACGCCTCGGCCGCGGCTCACACGCCCCACTCACAGCTCACGTCGATCTCCTGGACGCGGGTGCGCGTGCTCGCCTTTCTCAGCGGGCTCGTGACGCTGGCGCTCGAGGTCCTCTGGACGCGGATGTTCTCCCAGGTGCTGCACAACTCGGTCTACACCTTCTCCATCATCCTCGTCATCTTCCTGGTCGCGCTCGCCCTCGGCTCGCTCCTCGCTCATCGCCTGATCGGGTCCTCGCGCGAGCCTTCCAACGTCCTCGCGCTGCTGCTCGGCGCCGGCGCCGTGCTCACCAGCGTCTCGCCCTGGCTCTTCTTCGCGCTGACGGGCGGACTGCGCTACATCGCCGAGCAATCCGGATGGATCGCGTACCAGCTCACCGTGTTCACGCTGAGCGGCCTGGTGATGATGCCGGCGACCATCGCGCTCGGCACCGTGTTCCCCTATCTCCTCCGCCTCGGCGAGACGCCGGCGCGCAGCGCCGGTCGTACCGTGGGGGAGCTGGTCGCCATCAATACGCTCGGCGGCATCGCGGGCTCCTTGCTCGCGGGCTTCGCCTTCCTGTCATGGTTCGGCCTGTGGTCGAGCATTCGCCTGGTGGCGCTCGTGGCCATCGCCGGGCTACCGCTGATCGCGGTGCGGGGAAGCGCCGCCGGCCTGCGCTGGACCATGGCGGCCGCCTCGCTGGCGACCATCCTGATCACCGGGCTCGTTCGTCCGCCGGCGGTGCGTCTCGATCCCGCCGAGGAGGAGCGCCTGGTCGACCTGCGCGAGGGACCGGCCGGCACCGTGGCCGTGATCCAGAACGCCAACGGCCGGGTCATCAAGGTGAACAACCACTACACGCTCGGGGGCACCGCGGCGCTGCGCGACGAGCGCCGGCAAGGCATGCTGCCCCTCCTCCTCCATCCTCACCCGCGCGACGTCTACTACCTCGGCATGGGAACCGGGATCACCGCCAGCGCCGCCCTGGTCCCGGGTGTTTCGCGGATCACGGTGTGCGAGCTGGTCCCCGACGTGATCACCATGGCGCGCCGCCACTTCGGCCCCTACGTCGGCGAGCTGTTCACCGACCGCCGGGTGCGGCTCGTGGCGGAAGACGGACGCACGTTCCTGCGCGCGACCGACGAGCGATTCGACGTGATCATCTCGGATCTGTTCGTGCCGTGGGAGGCGCGTACGGGCAGTCTCTATAGCCTCGAGCACTTCCGTTCCGCCCGCGACCATCTCCTGCCAGGAGGCGTGTTCGCGCAATGGCTGCCGCTCTATCAGCTTTCGCGCCGGGAATTCCAGATCATCGCGCGCACCATGCTGGAGGTCTTTCCACACGTGACCGTGTGGCGCGGCGATCTGGCCGTCACCACGCCCACCATGGCGCTGGTCGGACGGCTGGACGGCGCCCCGCTCGATCCCGAGATGGTCGTGCGCCGCCTCCGCGAAGTGCCGGACCCTTACCTGCTCGTCGGACACGGCCCGCGCGCCGCGCCGATCATGTGGTCCTACGTCGGCAATCTCGAAGCGGCCCAGTCACTGGTGAGATCGGCGCCGCTCAACACCGACGACCGTCCGCTCATCGAGTACCTGGCGCCTGTGACGCACCGCCGCGCCTCCGGCAAGCGGGCGTCGTTCCTCATTCGCGACCAGCTCGTCGATCTGTGCGGCGACTTCCTGCGCCGCGTGCCGCCCAACCAGGATCCCTATCTCGGCCGGCTCATGGATTCGGAGCGCGGCTTCGCCGTGGCGGGCTTCTATACGCTCGAAGCGGCCGTCGCGCGCCGCATGAATCGTACCGCGGATGCCGACAGCGCCGACCTCAGGCTGCAGAGCCTGCTCAAGGAACTGTTCCGAACGCGCGTCAGCGAGGAGTGACGCTGGCGACCCGGAAGCGGAACGAGTAGGTGCGTGGCCGGTCCTCCACGATGAACACCAGATCCACGCCGAACGCGCGATCGGTGTACTGCGGGGCGGTGGCATCCTCGGGCAGCAGAGGACGATGCAGCTGGGTGCTTCGCCCGGCCGGATCGTAGAGGTAGTTCATGGGGAACATCGAGTCCCCGAAGCGCTGCAGGCCGGCGATCTGGGTGCTGGGCTGGGACTGGAAACGGTCCTCCCAGCGGGTCGTGTTGTGCGCCACCTTGTCGGAACCGCCGGTCGGGGCGTAGAAGACCGATCGGTCCCAGTCGAGCGTCACGACACGGTTCTGCCGGTTCTCGACCTGGAAGTAGAGCGCGTCAGGACCGGGCTTGAAGTAGAAGGAGAGGTCCCGGTCCTGGTAGTTGAATCCGCTGCCGCCGGGTTCGGTCATTCGGAAGCGGTAGACGTAAGGCGAGGTCGACGAGCCGGGAATCGACTCCACCGAGTCCTTGGCGCCCCCGGTGACCTCGGTGTTCAGGCGCCCCTCGGGAGCGACACTCATTCCTCCCGAGGCGGGAACCTCGGGGGCCGGGCCGGTTCCCGCGGCACAGCCGGTCACCGCGGCGGCGGCGAGGACCGCGGCGAGTCGCGCACGTAGGCTGTTCACGGCGGAGAGCCTAGGGGGCTCTGGCGATTCCCGTCAAACCGGACCCTGGAGGACCGCTCGCAGGGCGCCCTCCAGGTCGGGATGGGTGAATCGAAAGCCGTCCTCCTCGAGCCGGCGGGGCAGGACGCGAGCGCTCGCGAGGATGGCCGCGTCCGCCATCTCCCCGAGCACCATCCGCAGGACGAACGCGGGCGCGGGCACGATGGCCGGCCTTCTCGAGACCCGGCCCAGGACAAGAGCGAAGTCCTTCTGGCGCAGGGGCTGCGGGGCGACGACATTGACGGGGCCTGCGAGCGAGGGACGCTCGAGCGCCCTCTCGAGCACGGCCACGACGTCGTCGATGGTCACCCAGCTCCAGAACTGCCGTCCGCTCCCGAGCGGCCCACCGAGACCGAGCCGGGCCGGAATCAAGAGGCGAGGAAGGGCGCCTCCCTCCCGCGCCAGCACCAGGCCGAGCCTCAGGCTCACGGTCCGGCAGCCGGCGGCCTTCAACGGATCGCTCGCCGCCTCCCAAGCCTGCGCCAGATCGGGAAAGAAGCCTTCACCCGGCGGGCTCGATTCATCGAGCACCTCGTCCCCGCGATCACCATAGATGCCGATGCCCGAAGTGCCGACCATGGCGCGAGGCGGGGCAGCGGACTCGGCGAGTCGTTGGCTGAGTGCACGCGACGCGTCGACACGGCTCGACCAGATCCGTCGCTTGTTCTCTTTCGTCCAGCGCGGACCGTCAATCGACTGTCCGGCGAGATACACGACGCCATCCAGCGGCGGCGACGGATCCAGGCGGCCGGTCTCGGGCGTCCAGCGGACCTCGTCGCTCGAGACCACGGCGCGCCGCACGGCGCGCACCACCGTGTGTCCAGCCCGCCGGAGCCGCGGCACGAGCCGCGAGCCGATCAGCCCGCCGGCGCCCGTGACCAGGATCCGCCCAGTCCGGGGCGGGCTAGAGATCAGGCCGGCGCCTTCCGCGTGAGGTGGTCGCTGAAGGCTTTCAGGAAGTCCACGGGCACCGGGAAGATGGTCGTGGAGTTGTTCTCGGTGGCGATCTCCGCGAGCGTCTGCAAATAGCGCAACTGGAGTGCTACGGGCTCGCGGCCGATGACGGCGGCCGCTTCGGCCAGGCGCGCCGCGGCCTGATACTCACCCTCGGCGTTGATGACCTTGGCGCGGCGCTCGCGCTCCGCTTCGGCCTGGCGCGCGATCGCGCGCTGCATCTCCTGCGGAAGGTCGACGTTCTTCACCTCGACGGTCGAGACCTTGACGCCCCACGGCTCCGTCTGGCGATCGATCACCTGCTGCAGGGCCTGGTTGAGCTTCTCGCGCTCCGACAGGAGCTCGTCGAGCTCGGCTTGCCCGAGGATCGAGCGCAGCGTGGTCTGGGCGATCTGCGACGTGGCGTAGAGGTAGTTCTCGACCTGCACCACCGCCTCCTGCGACGACACGACCCGAAAGTAGATCACCGCGTTCACCTTCACCGTCACGTTGTCGCGCGTGATGATGTCCTGCGGCGGCACGTCCATCGTCACGGTACGGAGTCCCACCTTCACCGCCCGATCCACCAGAGGAATCAGCAGGACCAGGCCTGGGCCCCGCTCTCCCACCAGTCTTCCCAGCCGAAACACCACCAGCCGCTCGTACTCGCGCACGACGCGGATCGCGTTGGCGAGGATGACCAGTCCGAGAAAGAGGAGGAAGAACAACAACGAGCCGGCGAAGGTCAACATGGGTGCGCCTCCTTGGCCAAGGGGCGAACGGTGAGCCGCAGTCCGCTCATCCCCGTGATCTCCACGTACGCGCCGGGTTCGACCGGCGTCTCCGAAACCGCGCTCCACAGCTCGTCGCCAACTCTCACCTGACCATCGGGCCTCAGGCCGTCCAGCGCGACCGCGCGCATGCCGACGAGTCCCTGGCGGCCGGTGGTCACCTTCCGGCGCTGTGCTTTGATCCCCGCGCCGATCAGGAAGGCGAAGAACCCGGTGGTCGCGATCGTGGCCGC
This region of Candidatus Eisenbacteria bacterium genomic DNA includes:
- a CDS encoding alpha/beta fold hydrolase → MEPLLISMTMVGAPTLVGGAAAAAAWLALYPPVPRDLGGARDLDDEAEKVTIPLADDDALSGWYLPGNRGVTLLLLHGYGRTHHRMWRYAGFLRAAGYGALAIDFRSSRRGRRLPTTLGHHEREDVEAAWRWLKRRVPNDRLGVMGESLGGSVALMLAADHPDAEMVVVDCPFATGSGAVDDMLVRFLRLPRWPFVPMVRRLGILASGHDPCATDVVECASRLRERRVLFIHSEEDERVAPRHSERLWEAAGGRHPLWRVPNARHNRAWIAQREEYERRVLDFLAGDPAA
- a CDS encoding citrate synthase/methylcitrate synthase: MSSISTPVPRGLDGVVAARTRLSHVDGSAGQLVIGGYELKELAGRVSFEEAAYLLWRGSLPSRDELGMLEREMAISRKLPPQTMSVLRAAVAAAPIDALRMACATLSLDLADPDDITPPGDLAAAKMVTARFPTMVAAHLRLSAGLEPIPPREDLSHAANFLHMVLGKEPDSVAAKALDTYWVTVIDHGMNASTFAGRVIASTRSDMVSAVTGAIGALKGPLHGGAPGPVLDMLVEIGTLENAERWLRQELEAGRRIMGFGHRVYKVRDPRAEVLSRVAEQMAGAQLEDRRLFDLARGVEQVALRLLDEKKPGRNLRTNVEFYTALVLQSLGLSPKSFVALFACGRVAGWCAHVIEQHAEDHLIRPQSEYVGRRGLSVER
- a CDS encoding fused MFS/spermidine synthase, whose translation is MSGAVSLVYQVLWMRELGLLFGNTAQAGATTLTAFFLGLALGGFAAGKIAPRLGNPLRAYGWIEIGVAVTAVAYFGLMSLYGAIVPALFRSLGSRPELFLLAKFGLGILVLLPPSCLIGATLPLVGEHIVRGRDTLGRGGTILYALNTLGAALGALAAGFFLPLALGFRGAYAVAIASNLVLGIVLIVAARTSGPPADASAAAHTPHSQLTSISWTRVRVLAFLSGLVTLALEVLWTRMFSQVLHNSVYTFSIILVIFLVALALGSLLAHRLIGSSREPSNVLALLLGAGAVLTSVSPWLFFALTGGLRYIAEQSGWIAYQLTVFTLSGLVMMPATIALGTVFPYLLRLGETPARSAGRTVGELVAINTLGGIAGSLLAGFAFLSWFGLWSSIRLVALVAIAGLPLIAVRGSAAGLRWTMAAASLATILITGLVRPPAVRLDPAEEERLVDLREGPAGTVAVIQNANGRVIKVNNHYTLGGTAALRDERRQGMLPLLLHPHPRDVYYLGMGTGITASAALVPGVSRITVCELVPDVITMARRHFGPYVGELFTDRRVRLVAEDGRTFLRATDERFDVIISDLFVPWEARTGSLYSLEHFRSARDHLLPGGVFAQWLPLYQLSRREFQIIARTMLEVFPHVTVWRGDLAVTTPTMALVGRLDGAPLDPEMVVRRLREVPDPYLLVGHGPRAAPIMWSYVGNLEAAQSLVRSAPLNTDDRPLIEYLAPVTHRRASGKRASFLIRDQLVDLCGDFLRRVPPNQDPYLGRLMDSERGFAVAGFYTLEAAVARRMNRTADADSADLRLQSLLKELFRTRVSEE
- a CDS encoding TIGR01777 family oxidoreductase, whose protein sequence is MISSPPRTGRILVTGAGGLIGSRLVPRLRRAGHTVVRAVRRAVVSSDEVRWTPETGRLDPSPPLDGVVYLAGQSIDGPRWTKENKRRIWSSRVDASRALSQRLAESAAPPRAMVGTSGIGIYGDRGDEVLDESSPPGEGFFPDLAQAWEAASDPLKAAGCRTVSLRLGLVLAREGGALPRLLIPARLGLGGPLGSGRQFWSWVTIDDVVAVLERALERPSLAGPVNVVAPQPLRQKDFALVLGRVSRRPAIVPAPAFVLRMVLGEMADAAILASARVLPRRLEEDGFRFTHPDLEGALRAVLQGPV
- a CDS encoding slipin family protein, whose protein sequence is MLTFAGSLLFFLLFLGLVILANAIRVVREYERLVVFRLGRLVGERGPGLVLLIPLVDRAVKVGLRTVTMDVPPQDIITRDNVTVKVNAVIYFRVVSSQEAVVQVENYLYATSQIAQTTLRSILGQAELDELLSEREKLNQALQQVIDRQTEPWGVKVSTVEVKNVDLPQEMQRAIARQAEAERERRAKVINAEGEYQAAARLAEAAAVIGREPVALQLRYLQTLAEIATENNSTTIFPVPVDFLKAFSDHLTRKAPA